CTTTTGCCCTGTATCCGGTCAGCATGAAACAGTTGATCGATATTGCCGATACAGGAAACATCATGCCTCCCAAAACCACCTGGTTCGAACCGAAACTGCGTAGCGGTCTGGTAGTGCATAGTATTGTTTAAAAGCAAAAAAGTTTATAAAGTAGGAAAGTTTGAACGTTTATAAAGTCTGAAAGTAGGAAAGTTTGAACGTTCATAAAGTACGAAAGTAAAAAAGTTACATTTTATTTCATTCCAGGATTGATCACCAGTACACAAAACCCGCGTATCAAGAATATCCTGAAACTGGATAAAGCCCGCGAGCGCCGTGAGCAAAATCTGTTTGTGATTGAAGGTGGTCGTGAAATTTCACTGGCCATAGCAGGCGGATATACATTCCATAGCCTGTATGTATGTGATGAATTGCTCTCTATAGAAGGTAGATCCCTGGTAAAAAAACTGCCTGTACCGGCAGAATCAATAAGCCGGACGGTTTTCGAGAAAATAGCATACCGGGGACAGTCAGACGGGATCATTGCCATAGCGATTCCGAAGCAGTTACAATTGTCCGGCATAAGGTTATCAGAAAAGCCATTCATTATTGTACTGGAAGCGGTTGAAAAGCCCGGTAACCTCGGGGCCATTCTTCGTACCGCAGATGCGGCCCGTACAGATGCTGTTATCGTATGTGATCCACAGACCGATATCTATAACCCGAATACCATCCGGTCCAGTATCGGGTGTGTATTTACACAGCAGGTGATCACCTGTACTTCCGAAGAAGCCCTTCAATGGATGAAACAGTCAGGTATCCGTGTACATGCAGCAGAACTCACCGCCTCCGAATGGTACCATCAGGCCGATTTTACGCAACCGTCCGCTATCGTGATGGGAACCGAAGCGGAAGGACTGACCGGTTTTTGGCTCGATCATGCCGATAACCGAATAAAAATACCGATGCGGGGACGCATCGATTCTTTGAATGTGTCCGTATCGACCGCTATCATGACTTTCGAAGCCATGCGTCAAAGAGATTTTAAATGATGAACGCCATCCTCCTCCTTACTGTTTTTGTCATTTATACCCTGTTCATCTTCCTGATCAGTTGGATCACCTCGCGCAAAGCTAATGAAGACAGCTTTTACCGGGGTAACCGAAGATCACCCTGGTACGTGGTGGCATACGGTATGATCGGTGCATCCCTCTCGGGAGTTACCTTCCTGTCTCAACCGGGATGGGTAAAGGATACACAGTTCTCTTACATGATGGTTGTACTAGGTTATGTAGTAGGTTATGCTGTTATCGCCCTTGTGTTACTGCCGCTTTATTACAGGCTGAACCTGACGTCTATATATACTTACCTGCAACAACGCTTCGGAAATCATACCTATAAAACAGGCGCTTCGTTCTTCATTCTTTCTCGGGGAGTTGGTTCCGCTATGCGTATGTTCCTGACAGTATACATATTGTACCTGTTCGTATTCCAGCATTGGGGTATTCCTTTCTGGCTGGTAAGCATGATCTTTGTACTGCTCATATTACTTTATACTTACAGAGGCGGTATCAAGACCATCGTATGGACAGACACGCTGCAAACCACTTTCATGCTTCTGTCGGTCATCATATCCATATACCTGATCAGTAAAGAAATGGGGTGGAACTTTTCAGGATTGTTCACCCAAGTAAAAGAAAGTGAATATTCAACAATGGTCGTTACCGAATGGACCGACCGTCGTTTTTACCTGAAACAATTCCTTAGCGGAATATTCATCACCATTGTAATGACAGGGCTGGATCAGGATATGATGCAGAAAAACCTCAGTTGCCGTACGCTTCGCGAAGCACAGAAAAACATGTTTACGCTTGGTGGGATCCTGGTACCGATCAATCTGATGTTCCTGACATTAGGTGCTGTTCTTATGATGTATGCACAAGCCAATAATATTCAAATTATTGCTACCGACAGCCTGTTCGCGGATATCGCCATCAATCACCTGGGTACCTTTGCCGGAATCGTATTTATTATCGGACTGATATCTGCCGCTTATTCCAGTGCCGACGGCACATTAACCGCATTAACGACTTCATTCTGCATTGATATCATTGGATTGGATCACCGCGGATTCTCCGAACAAAAGAAGAAATACTTCCGTTACCTGGTACATTTTACCTTTGCTTTTTTGTCATTCCTACTGATCATCGGATTGAAGCAACTCGACAATAAAGCTATCATCGACCGTTTTTTTACTATTGCCGGCTATACTTACGGTCCATTGCTCGGATTATTTGCCTTCGGCCTGTATTCCAAATACAAGGTATACGACCGGCTTGTCCCTTTCATTGCCATAGCTTCTCCTGTCATTACCTATTTCCTCGACCGTTATTCCGAACAGTGGTTCTGGGGTTATAAATTTGGATTCGAGTTATTAATTGTGAATGGCCTGATTACATTTACAGGATTACTGTTATGTAGGAAAAAGAATCTATTGTAAGCCTTTTCCCAGACTGGTAAAGTCAGACAAGCCGATTTTCCGTGAAAACATTTCACCAACCGACGGGATATTTTCCTATTTTTGTTTATTCGGAATAAATCCGGATGAATCCATATAAGCTTCTGTTTAGATGAGCAATACGCACCAAAAAACACTTTGGGATACCATGCCGCAAAAAGAGGTAATCCTATCCGGAAAACCGGATAGCATAAAACTCCTGCATACGGCGGACTGGCATATCGGGCAATTATTCCATGGTTACGAACGGAAAAAGGAACATCTGTTTTTTTTCGAATGGCTGAAACGAATCATCCGGGAACGTCAGGCAGATGTATTGCTGATAGCAGGTGAT
This genomic stretch from Bacteroidales bacterium harbors:
- a CDS encoding RNA methyltransferase; protein product: MITSTQNPRIKNILKLDKARERREQNLFVIEGGREISLAIAGGYTFHSLYVCDELLSIEGRSLVKKLPVPAESISRTVFEKIAYRGQSDGIIAIAIPKQLQLSGIRLSEKPFIIVLEAVEKPGNLGAILRTADAARTDAVIVCDPQTDIYNPNTIRSSIGCVFTQQVITCTSEEALQWMKQSGIRVHAAELTASEWYHQADFTQPSAIVMGTEAEGLTGFWLDHADNRIKIPMRGRIDSLNVSVSTAIMTFEAMRQRDFK
- a CDS encoding sodium:solute symporter, with translation MMNAILLLTVFVIYTLFIFLISWITSRKANEDSFYRGNRRSPWYVVAYGMIGASLSGVTFLSQPGWVKDTQFSYMMVVLGYVVGYAVIALVLLPLYYRLNLTSIYTYLQQRFGNHTYKTGASFFILSRGVGSAMRMFLTVYILYLFVFQHWGIPFWLVSMIFVLLILLYTYRGGIKTIVWTDTLQTTFMLLSVIISIYLISKEMGWNFSGLFTQVKESEYSTMVVTEWTDRRFYLKQFLSGIFITIVMTGLDQDMMQKNLSCRTLREAQKNMFTLGGILVPINLMFLTLGAVLMMYAQANNIQIIATDSLFADIAINHLGTFAGIVFIIGLISAAYSSADGTLTALTTSFCIDIIGLDHRGFSEQKKKYFRYLVHFTFAFLSFLLIIGLKQLDNKAIIDRFFTIAGYTYGPLLGLFAFGLYSKYKVYDRLVPFIAIASPVITYFLDRYSEQWFWGYKFGFELLIVNGLITFTGLLLCRKKNLL